A genome region from Streptomyces sp. S4.7 includes the following:
- a CDS encoding heme o synthase, with protein sequence MTAVESRPAGVVLTPSPGGHRPFGARVKAFVALTKPRIIELLLITTVPVMFLAAQSVPDMWLVLVTCVGGYLSAGGANALNMYIDRDIDAMMDRTSQRPLVTGMVSPREGLVFGLSLAVISTLWFGLLVNWLSAALALGALLFYVVVYTMILKRRTSQNIVWGGIAGCMPVFIGWSAVTNSLSWAAVILFLVMFFWTPPHYWPLSMKVREDYARVGVPMLPVVASNRTVARQIVLYSWVMVVVSLLLTPLGYTGWFYTSVAVVAGGWWLWEAHGLQSRAKSGATGGKLKEMRLFHWSITYVSLLFVAVAVDPFLR encoded by the coding sequence GTGACGGCCGTCGAGTCCCGACCCGCTGGGGTCGTCCTGACTCCGAGCCCGGGGGGCCATCGGCCGTTCGGGGCCCGCGTCAAAGCGTTCGTGGCGCTGACGAAGCCACGGATCATCGAGCTGCTGCTCATCACCACCGTCCCGGTGATGTTCCTGGCCGCCCAGAGCGTGCCGGACATGTGGCTGGTGCTCGTCACCTGCGTCGGCGGTTATCTGTCCGCCGGCGGCGCCAACGCGCTGAACATGTACATCGACCGGGACATCGACGCGATGATGGACCGTACGTCGCAGCGTCCGCTGGTCACCGGCATGGTGTCGCCCCGTGAGGGTCTCGTCTTCGGGCTCTCGCTGGCTGTGATCTCCACGCTCTGGTTCGGACTGCTGGTCAACTGGCTGTCCGCGGCGCTGGCGCTGGGCGCGCTCCTGTTCTACGTCGTCGTCTACACGATGATCCTCAAGCGCCGCACCTCGCAGAACATCGTCTGGGGCGGCATCGCCGGCTGCATGCCGGTCTTCATCGGCTGGTCTGCCGTCACCAACTCGCTGTCCTGGGCCGCCGTCATCCTCTTCCTGGTGATGTTCTTCTGGACGCCGCCGCACTACTGGCCGCTGTCGATGAAGGTCCGCGAGGACTACGCGCGCGTGGGCGTGCCCATGCTCCCCGTCGTCGCGTCCAACCGGACCGTGGCCCGCCAGATCGTGCTCTACAGCTGGGTGATGGTGGTGGTGTCGCTGCTGCTGACGCCGCTCGGCTACACCGGCTGGTTCTACACGTCGGTGGCCGTGGTGGCCGGCGGCTGGTGGCTCTGGGAGGCGCACGGGCTCCAGTCGCGCGCCAAGTCCGGTGCGACGGGCGGCAAGCTGAAGGAGATGCGGCTGTTCCACTGGTCGATCACCTATGTGTCGCTGCTCTTCGTGGCCGTCGCGGTGGACCCCTTCCTTCGATAG
- the sufB gene encoding Fe-S cluster assembly protein SufB, whose translation MTLPTETAHPELDGLGKYEYGWADSDTAGATAKRGLSEEVVRDISSKKNEPEWMLKLRLKGLKLFGKKPMPSWGSDLSGIDFDNIKYFVRSTEKQAESWEDLPEDIKNTYDKLGIPEAEKQRLVAGVAAQYESEVVYHQIREDLEEQGVIFQDTDTALKEHPELFQEYFGTVIPVGDNKFASLNSAVWSGGSFIYVPKGVHVEIPLQAYFRINTENMGQFERTLIIVDEDAYVHYVEGCTAPIYSSDSLHSAVVEIIVKKGGRCRYTTIQNWSNNVYNLVTKRAVAYEGATMEWVDGNIGSKVTMKYPAVYLMGEHAKGETLSIAFAGEGQHQDAGAKMVHMAPNTSSNIVSKSVARGGGRTSYRGLIEIGEGAPGSKSNVLCDALLVDTVSRSDTYPYVDVREDDVSMGHEATVSKVSEDQLFYLMSRGMTEFEAMAMIVRGFVEPIAKELPMEYALELNRLIELQMEGSVG comes from the coding sequence ATGACGCTCCCCACGGAGACCGCCCATCCTGAGCTCGACGGACTGGGCAAGTACGAATACGGCTGGGCCGACTCCGACACCGCAGGCGCCACGGCGAAGCGCGGGCTCTCCGAAGAGGTCGTGCGCGACATCTCGTCGAAGAAGAACGAGCCCGAGTGGATGCTGAAGCTCCGTCTCAAGGGCCTCAAGCTGTTCGGCAAGAAGCCGATGCCGAGCTGGGGCTCCGACCTGTCGGGCATCGACTTCGACAACATCAAGTACTTCGTCCGGTCCACGGAGAAGCAGGCGGAGTCCTGGGAGGACCTGCCCGAGGACATCAAGAACACCTACGACAAGCTCGGCATCCCCGAGGCGGAGAAGCAGCGCCTCGTCGCCGGTGTCGCGGCCCAGTACGAGTCCGAGGTCGTCTACCACCAGATCCGCGAGGACCTGGAGGAGCAGGGCGTCATCTTCCAGGACACCGACACCGCGCTCAAGGAGCACCCGGAGCTCTTCCAGGAGTACTTCGGCACGGTCATCCCGGTCGGCGACAACAAGTTCGCGTCGCTGAACTCGGCCGTGTGGTCCGGCGGTTCGTTCATCTACGTGCCGAAGGGCGTGCACGTCGAGATCCCGCTCCAGGCCTACTTCCGTATCAACACCGAGAACATGGGCCAGTTCGAGCGGACGCTGATCATCGTCGACGAGGACGCCTACGTCCACTACGTCGAGGGCTGCACGGCGCCGATCTACTCCTCGGACTCGCTGCACAGCGCCGTCGTCGAGATCATCGTCAAGAAGGGTGGCCGCTGCCGTTACACGACCATCCAGAACTGGTCGAACAACGTCTACAACCTCGTCACCAAGCGTGCCGTGGCCTACGAGGGCGCGACCATGGAGTGGGTCGACGGCAACATCGGCTCCAAGGTCACCATGAAGTACCCGGCCGTCTACCTGATGGGCGAGCACGCCAAGGGCGAGACCCTGTCCATCGCCTTCGCGGGCGAGGGCCAGCACCAGGACGCCGGCGCCAAGATGGTCCACATGGCTCCGAACACCTCGTCCAACATCGTCTCCAAGTCGGTGGCGCGAGGCGGCGGCCGTACCTCCTACCGGGGGCTCATCGAGATCGGTGAGGGCGCGCCCGGATCCAAGTCCAACGTGCTCTGTGACGCGCTGCTGGTCGACACGGTCTCGCGCTCCGACACCTACCCGTACGTGGACGTCCGCGAGGACGACGTGTCGATGGGGCACGAGGCGACGGTCTCCAAGGTCTCCGAGGACCAGCTCTTCTACCTGATGAGCCGTGGCATGACCGAGTTCGAGGCCATGGCGATGATCGTGCGCGGCTTCGTCGAGCCGATCGCCAAGGAACTGCCCATGGAGTACGCCCTGGAGCTCAACCGGCTCATCGAGCTCCAGATGGAAGGCTCCGTCGGCTGA
- a CDS encoding metalloregulator ArsR/SmtB family transcription factor produces the protein MKYVGEAPQEELATGERSTRNRVARSILDHGPSTVSDLAGRLKLTQAAVRRHLDALVADTVVEPRDQRVYGSRGRGRPAKVFALTDCGRDAFDQSYDKLAADAIEWIARGAGGGARGDAAVAAFARDRIATQAEAYREAVEDAAPEKRTEALAKALSADGYAATARSAPNQQGEQLCQHHCPVAHVAEKYPQLCEAETEFFSELLGTHVQRLATIAHGDGVCTTFIPHGAGHGAPPGTSRAGRTPGPDTPQTDPPQISQQTEDQASESTAGRNPA, from the coding sequence GTGAAATACGTTGGCGAGGCTCCGCAGGAGGAACTCGCGACCGGTGAGCGCTCGACGCGCAACCGGGTCGCGCGCTCCATCCTGGACCACGGCCCGTCCACGGTCTCCGACCTCGCGGGGCGTCTGAAGCTCACCCAGGCCGCCGTCCGCCGCCATCTCGACGCGCTGGTCGCCGACACCGTCGTGGAGCCGCGTGACCAGCGAGTCTACGGCTCACGAGGGCGTGGCAGGCCCGCCAAGGTGTTCGCCCTGACCGACTGTGGCCGGGACGCCTTCGACCAGTCGTACGACAAGCTCGCCGCCGACGCCATCGAGTGGATCGCCCGCGGCGCGGGCGGCGGTGCCCGGGGTGACGCGGCTGTCGCCGCCTTCGCCCGTGACCGGATCGCCACCCAGGCGGAGGCGTACCGGGAAGCGGTCGAGGACGCCGCCCCCGAGAAACGCACGGAGGCACTCGCGAAGGCGCTGAGCGCCGACGGGTACGCTGCTACGGCTCGTAGCGCTCCGAACCAGCAGGGCGAGCAGCTCTGCCAGCACCACTGCCCGGTGGCCCACGTGGCCGAGAAGTATCCGCAGTTGTGCGAGGCGGAGACGGAGTTCTTCTCCGAGCTGCTGGGCACCCATGTGCAGCGGCTGGCGACCATCGCCCACGGTGACGGGGTGTGCACGACGTTCATCCCCCACGGAGCCGGGCACGGCGCGCCACCCGGTACTTCACGGGCCGGCCGCACCCCGGGGCCCGACACCCCACAGACCGATCCACCGCAGATCAGCCAGCAGACCGAAGATCAAGCATCCGAAAGCACGGCCGGGAGGAACCCCGCATGA
- a CDS encoding ABC transporter ATP-binding protein: MRSVVGEPVVQVRGLVKRYGTRAAVNGLDLTFRAGTVSAVLGPNGAGKTTTIETCEGYRRPDEGTVRVLGLDPVADAARLRPRIGVMLQSGGVYSGARAQEMLRHMAALHANPLDVTELIERLGLGGCGRTAYRRLSGGQQQRLSLAMALVGRPELVFLDEPTAGLDPQARRSTWDLVRELRADGVTTVLTTHFMDEAEELADEVAIVDAGRVVAHGTTEELCRGGAENTLRFTGRPGLDLGSLLKALPDGSAAAEPAPGVYRIGGTIDPQLLATVTSWCAQHGVMPDRISVERHTLEDVFLELTGKELRP, translated from the coding sequence ATGCGCAGCGTCGTCGGAGAGCCGGTGGTCCAGGTCCGGGGCCTGGTCAAGCGGTACGGGACCAGGGCCGCGGTGAACGGCCTGGATCTGACGTTCCGGGCGGGCACGGTGTCCGCCGTCCTCGGCCCCAACGGAGCCGGCAAGACCACCACGATCGAGACCTGCGAGGGCTACCGCAGGCCGGACGAGGGCACGGTGCGCGTCCTCGGACTCGATCCCGTCGCCGACGCCGCCCGGCTGCGCCCCCGCATCGGGGTGATGCTCCAGTCCGGCGGCGTCTACTCCGGCGCCCGCGCGCAGGAGATGCTCCGCCATATGGCCGCCCTGCACGCGAACCCGCTGGACGTGACCGAACTGATCGAGCGCCTGGGACTCGGCGGCTGCGGACGCACGGCCTACCGGCGGCTCTCCGGCGGCCAGCAGCAGCGGCTCTCACTCGCCATGGCGCTCGTCGGCCGGCCCGAGCTGGTGTTCCTGGACGAGCCGACGGCGGGGCTCGACCCGCAGGCCCGCCGGTCCACCTGGGACCTGGTGCGCGAGTTGCGCGCCGACGGCGTGACCACCGTCCTGACCACGCACTTCATGGACGAGGCCGAGGAGCTGGCCGACGAGGTCGCCATCGTCGACGCCGGCCGGGTGGTGGCGCACGGGACCACCGAGGAGCTGTGCCGGGGCGGCGCCGAGAACACCCTGCGCTTCACCGGCCGCCCCGGACTCGACCTCGGCTCGCTGCTCAAGGCACTGCCCGACGGGTCTGCCGCCGCCGAGCCGGCGCCGGGCGTGTACCGGATCGGCGGCACGATCGACCCGCAGCTGCTCGCGACGGTGACGTCCTGGTGCGCGCAGCACGGGGTGATGCCGGACAGGATCTCCGTCGAGCGGCACACGCTGGAGGACGTCTTCCTCGAACTGACCGGCAAGGAGCTGCGGCCATGA
- the tkt gene encoding transketolase encodes MSTKPTTTDLEEWTDLDRKAVDTVRVLAMDAVQKVGNGHPGTAMSLAPAAYVLFQKLMRHDPADAQWTGRDRFVLSAGHSSLTLYIQLYLAGYGLELDDLKAFRTWGSKTPGHPEYGHTVGVETTTGPLGQGVANAVGMAMAARYERGLYDPDAAAGTSPFDHTIWVIAGDGCLQEGVSGEASSLAGHQKLGNLVLLWDDNHISIEGDTETAVSEDTLKRYESYGWHVQRVEQLPDGDLDPAGLARALKAAQAETERPSFIAARSIIAWPAPHAQNTEAAHGSALGDEEVAATKRVLGFDPEQTFEVGDEVLAHTREALDRGRETRAEWEKTFAAWRTANPERAATFDRVRAGELPDGWEQKLPVFETGKAVATRAASGKVLQALGAVIPELWGGSADLAGSNNTTIDKTSSFLPADNPLPEADPYGRTVHYGIREHAMGSTMNGIALHGNTRIYGGTFLVFSDYMRPAVRLAALMQVPVTYVWTHDSIGLGEDGPTHQPVEHLSVLRAIPGLNIVRPADANETAIAWREILNRHAKGAPHGLALTRQGVPTYEANEGAAKGGYVLFEAEGGEPRVVLIGTGSEVQLAVEARERLQAEGIATRVVSMPSVEWFEEQDQAYRDSVLPPSVKARVAVEAGIGLTWHRFVGDAGRVVSLEHFGASADGKVLFQEFGFTADAVASAARESLAAVER; translated from the coding sequence GTGAGCACCAAGCCGACCACCACAGATCTCGAAGAGTGGACCGACCTGGACCGCAAGGCGGTCGATACCGTCCGCGTCCTGGCCATGGACGCCGTACAGAAGGTCGGCAACGGCCATCCCGGTACGGCGATGAGCCTGGCCCCCGCCGCCTACGTGCTCTTCCAGAAGCTGATGCGGCACGACCCGGCCGACGCGCAGTGGACCGGACGCGACCGGTTCGTACTCTCCGCGGGCCACTCGTCGCTGACTCTCTACATCCAGCTGTATCTCGCGGGCTACGGCCTGGAGCTGGACGACCTGAAGGCGTTCCGCACCTGGGGCTCGAAGACCCCGGGTCACCCGGAGTACGGCCACACGGTCGGCGTCGAGACCACCACCGGGCCGCTCGGCCAGGGTGTCGCCAACGCCGTGGGCATGGCGATGGCCGCGCGTTACGAGCGCGGCCTCTACGACCCGGACGCGGCCGCGGGCACCTCTCCCTTCGACCACACCATCTGGGTGATCGCCGGTGACGGCTGTCTCCAGGAGGGTGTCTCCGGCGAGGCGTCCTCGCTGGCCGGTCACCAGAAGCTCGGCAACCTCGTCCTGCTCTGGGACGACAACCACATCTCCATCGAGGGTGACACCGAGACGGCCGTGTCCGAGGACACGCTGAAGCGGTACGAGTCGTACGGCTGGCACGTCCAGCGCGTCGAGCAACTGCCCGACGGCGACCTCGATCCGGCCGGTCTGGCGCGCGCGCTGAAGGCGGCGCAGGCCGAGACCGAGCGGCCCTCGTTCATCGCCGCCCGCTCGATCATCGCCTGGCCCGCCCCGCACGCGCAGAACACCGAGGCCGCGCACGGCTCGGCGCTCGGCGACGAGGAGGTCGCCGCCACCAAGCGGGTGCTGGGCTTCGACCCCGAGCAGACCTTCGAGGTCGGCGACGAGGTCCTGGCGCACACGCGTGAGGCGCTCGACCGGGGCCGCGAGACGCGCGCCGAGTGGGAGAAGACGTTCGCCGCGTGGCGTACGGCCAACCCCGAGCGCGCCGCGACGTTCGACCGGGTCCGCGCGGGCGAACTGCCCGACGGCTGGGAGCAGAAGCTGCCGGTCTTCGAGACCGGCAAGGCCGTCGCCACCCGCGCCGCGTCCGGCAAGGTGCTCCAGGCGCTCGGCGCGGTCATCCCCGAGCTGTGGGGCGGCTCCGCCGACCTCGCGGGCTCCAACAACACCACGATCGACAAGACGTCGTCGTTCCTCCCGGCGGACAACCCGCTGCCGGAGGCGGACCCTTACGGCCGCACGGTGCACTACGGCATCCGTGAGCACGCCATGGGTTCGACGATGAACGGCATCGCGCTGCACGGCAACACCCGTATCTACGGCGGCACCTTCCTGGTGTTCTCCGACTACATGCGGCCGGCCGTGCGGCTCGCCGCGCTGATGCAGGTGCCCGTCACGTACGTCTGGACGCACGACTCGATCGGTCTCGGCGAGGACGGTCCGACGCACCAGCCCGTCGAGCACCTGTCCGTGCTGCGCGCCATCCCCGGTCTGAACATCGTGCGTCCCGCCGACGCCAACGAGACGGCGATCGCGTGGCGCGAGATCCTGAACCGGCACGCCAAGGGCGCGCCGCACGGTCTGGCGCTCACGCGTCAGGGCGTGCCGACGTACGAGGCCAACGAGGGCGCGGCCAAGGGCGGTTACGTGCTGTTCGAGGCCGAGGGCGGTGAGCCCCGGGTGGTGCTGATCGGTACGGGCTCCGAGGTTCAGCTGGCCGTCGAGGCGCGCGAGCGGCTCCAGGCCGAGGGGATCGCGACCCGTGTGGTGTCGATGCCTTCGGTGGAGTGGTTCGAGGAGCAGGACCAGGCGTACCGGGACAGCGTGCTGCCGCCCTCCGTGAAGGCGCGCGTCGCGGTCGAGGCCGGTATCGGGCTCACCTGGCACCGGTTCGTGGGTGACGCCGGCCGCGTCGTCTCGCTGGAGCACTTCGGCGCTTCGGCCGACGGCAAGGTCCTCTTCCAGGAGTTCGGCTTCACCGCGGACGCGGTCGCGTCCGCGGCTCGGGAATCTCTGGCAGCCGTAGAGCGCTGA
- a CDS encoding ABC transporter permease gives MIAAQTVFETKMLLRNGEQLLLTVIIPSLLLVLFSTVDIIDTGAGAPVDFLTPGVLALAVMSTAFTGQAIATGFERRYGVLKRLGASPLPRWALMTAKTLSVLVTEVLQIVLLTVIALALGWSPEGGPLAVLLLLVLGTAAFSGLGLLMAGTLKAEATLAAANLVFVLLLVGGGVIVPLDKFPDTAQTLLGLLPISALSEGLREVLRHGAGMPWGELGVLAVWAVLGLGAAARFFRWE, from the coding sequence ATGATCGCGGCGCAGACGGTCTTCGAGACGAAGATGCTGCTTCGCAACGGCGAGCAGCTGCTGCTGACCGTGATCATCCCGAGTCTGCTGCTGGTGCTGTTCTCGACGGTCGACATCATCGACACGGGCGCGGGCGCGCCGGTCGACTTCCTCACGCCCGGCGTCCTCGCGCTGGCCGTGATGTCGACCGCCTTCACCGGGCAGGCCATCGCGACCGGCTTCGAGCGCCGGTACGGGGTACTGAAGCGGCTCGGCGCCTCGCCGCTGCCGCGCTGGGCGCTGATGACCGCCAAGACGCTCTCCGTCCTGGTCACCGAGGTGCTCCAGATCGTGCTGCTGACTGTCATCGCGCTGGCGCTCGGCTGGTCGCCGGAGGGCGGCCCTCTCGCCGTACTCCTGCTGCTCGTCCTCGGTACGGCGGCGTTCTCCGGGCTCGGCCTGCTGATGGCGGGCACGCTCAAGGCCGAGGCGACGCTGGCCGCGGCGAATCTGGTCTTCGTACTGCTGCTCGTGGGCGGCGGTGTGATCGTGCCGCTGGACAAGTTCCCGGACACGGCGCAGACGCTGCTCGGTCTGCTGCCGATCTCGGCCCTCTCCGAGGGGCTGCGGGAGGTGCTCCGGCACGGTGCGGGGATGCCCTGGGGCGAGCTCGGGGTGCTGGCCGTCTGGGCGGTGCTCGGGCTCGGAGCGGCGGCCCGCTTCTTCCGCTGGGAGTAG
- the tal gene encoding transaldolase produces MTDALKRLSDEGVAIWLDDLSRKRITSGNLAELMDQQHVVGVTTNPSIFQKAISEGDGYETQLTDLATRRVTVEEAVRMITTADVRDAADILRPVFDETQGQDGRVSIEVDPRLAHNTRATVAEAKQLAWLVDRPNTLIKIPATEAGLPAITETIAHGISVNVTLIFSLERYRKVMDAYITGLEKAKDAGLDLSKIYSVASFFVSRVDTEIDKRLDALGTDEAKAARGKAAVANARLAYEAYENVFGGDRWAALDRAQANKQRPLWASTGVKDPAYRDTMYVDDLVAPHTVNTMPEATLDAVAEHGAVSGDTVKGTYDQARADLEAIEKLGISYDDVVQVLEDEGVEKFEKSWTDLLKSTEAELQRLAPSED; encoded by the coding sequence ATGACAGACGCACTCAAGCGCCTCTCCGACGAAGGCGTCGCGATCTGGCTCGACGACCTGTCGCGCAAGCGCATCACATCCGGCAATCTCGCCGAACTGATGGACCAGCAGCACGTCGTGGGCGTGACGACCAACCCCTCGATCTTCCAGAAGGCGATCTCCGAGGGCGACGGATACGAGACCCAGCTGACCGACCTCGCGACCCGCCGGGTCACCGTCGAGGAAGCCGTCCGCATGATCACGACGGCGGACGTCCGTGACGCCGCGGACATCCTGCGGCCGGTCTTCGACGAGACGCAGGGCCAGGACGGCCGCGTCTCCATCGAGGTCGACCCACGGCTGGCGCACAACACGCGGGCGACCGTCGCCGAGGCCAAGCAGCTCGCCTGGCTGGTGGACCGCCCGAACACCCTCATCAAGATCCCGGCCACCGAGGCGGGGCTCCCGGCGATCACCGAGACGATCGCCCATGGCATCAGTGTCAATGTGACGCTGATCTTCTCGCTGGAGCGCTACCGCAAGGTCATGGACGCGTACATCACCGGTCTGGAGAAGGCGAAGGACGCGGGTCTCGACCTCTCCAAGATCTACTCGGTGGCGTCCTTCTTCGTCTCCCGCGTGGACACCGAGATCGACAAGCGGCTCGACGCGCTGGGCACGGACGAGGCGAAGGCCGCGCGCGGAAAGGCCGCCGTCGCCAACGCCCGGCTGGCCTACGAGGCGTACGAGAACGTTTTCGGCGGCGACCGCTGGGCGGCGCTGGACCGGGCCCAGGCCAACAAGCAGCGCCCGCTGTGGGCCTCGACGGGCGTCAAGGACCCCGCGTACCGGGACACGATGTACGTCGACGACCTGGTCGCCCCGCACACGGTGAACACCATGCCGGAGGCCACGCTGGACGCGGTCGCCGAGCACGGAGCGGTCTCCGGTGACACCGTGAAGGGTACGTACGACCAGGCGCGCGCCGATCTCGAAGCCATCGAGAAGCTGGGCATCTCCTACGACGACGTCGTCCAGGTGCTGGAGGACGAGGGCGTGGAGAAGTTCGAGAAGTCCTGGACCGACCTGCTCAAGTCGACCGAGGCGGAGCTCCAGCGCCTCGCCCCTTCGGAGGACTGA
- a CDS encoding amidohydrolase family protein: MIETTTLVDQNCHGVLRTELGLGTFEAQLGRTAGPPAAGTTFFDTQTGFAVRRWCPPLLGLEPHTSPAGYLARRRELGVLEAGRRLLRGTGVTTYLVDTGLPGDLTGPEEIAAAGAAEAREIVRLELLARQVADTSGTVDSLLANLAHAVHTAAESAVAFVSVAALRHGSVPADDPPGPGEVRTAAGRWLARRRVGGRLTDPVLLRHLLWTAVATGLPLQLHAGGGEGCRADCPDGGPARIAGFAAATAGLGTDLVLLHGLPYHRHAARLAAAHPHVYVDLGPALAHTGARAADVLAEVLELAPFGKLLYSSGARGLPELHVVGARVFRQSLARVLGGWVADGSWALADAQRVAEMIASGNARRVYGLDGM, from the coding sequence ATGATCGAGACAACGACTCTGGTGGACCAGAACTGCCACGGCGTCCTCCGTACGGAGCTGGGCCTCGGCACCTTCGAGGCCCAGCTCGGCCGGACCGCAGGACCCCCCGCCGCGGGCACCACCTTCTTCGACACCCAGACCGGATTCGCCGTACGGCGCTGGTGCCCGCCGCTCCTCGGACTGGAGCCGCACACCTCACCCGCCGGCTATCTCGCCAGGCGCCGGGAGCTCGGCGTCCTGGAGGCCGGGCGGCGGCTGCTGCGGGGCACCGGCGTCACCACCTATCTGGTCGACACCGGGCTGCCCGGTGATCTGACCGGGCCCGAGGAGATCGCCGCGGCCGGCGCCGCCGAGGCCCGCGAGATCGTACGGCTCGAACTCCTCGCCCGGCAGGTGGCCGACACCTCGGGCACCGTCGACTCGCTGCTCGCCAATCTCGCCCACGCCGTGCACACGGCGGCCGAATCGGCCGTCGCCTTCGTGTCCGTGGCCGCCCTGCGCCACGGCTCCGTCCCGGCCGACGATCCGCCCGGCCCCGGCGAGGTCCGTACGGCCGCCGGGCGCTGGCTCGCCCGGCGACGGGTGGGCGGGCGGCTGACCGACCCCGTACTGCTGCGCCATCTGCTGTGGACCGCCGTCGCCACGGGGCTGCCGCTCCAACTGCACGCGGGCGGCGGCGAGGGGTGCCGGGCCGACTGCCCCGACGGCGGTCCGGCGCGGATCGCGGGCTTCGCGGCGGCCACCGCCGGGCTCGGCACCGATCTGGTGCTGCTGCACGGCCTGCCGTACCACCGGCACGCCGCCCGGCTCGCCGCGGCCCATCCGCATGTGTACGTGGATCTCGGCCCGGCCCTCGCGCACACCGGGGCCCGCGCGGCGGACGTACTGGCGGAGGTGCTGGAACTGGCGCCGTTCGGGAAGCTGCTCTACTCCAGCGGCGCGCGGGGACTGCCCGAACTGCACGTGGTGGGCGCCAGGGTGTTCAGACAGTCGCTGGCGCGGGTGCTCGGCGGCTGGGTGGCGGACGGCTCGTGGGCGCTGGCCGACGCGCAGCGCGTGGCGGAGATGATCGCCTCGGGCAACGCCCGCCGGGTGTACGGCCTGGACGGTATGTGA
- a CDS encoding COX15/CtaA family protein, translating into MVAVWNPLDYIARRWTPSPRVLRRAALSAVVMTVVIIVTGGAVRLTGSGLGCDTWPKCTDDSLFATPEQGLHGAIEFGNRMLTYVLSAAVGWAIVAARSVKPRRRGLTRLAWSMFWLVVVNAVMGGITVHMELNPWTVAVHFLLANALLTVTVLVWKRTHEGDTTPRPRVPRPVRKLSWALIVTTVLLVTLGTTVTGSGKHAGDSSEVPRMPWDWIDAAHVHAAAAWAVCALAIAMWLVLRVVDAPDDIRARARDLLIVLLAQGGIGYVQFFTDVPEFLVGVHMLGSALTWVAVLRLALSLRERPVADPEIPAQADPADPALSTA; encoded by the coding sequence ATGGTTGCCGTGTGGAACCCCCTCGACTACATCGCCCGGCGCTGGACGCCCTCCCCCCGTGTCCTGCGCCGCGCCGCGCTCTCCGCCGTCGTGATGACCGTCGTCATCATCGTCACCGGCGGCGCGGTCCGGCTCACGGGCTCCGGGCTCGGCTGCGACACCTGGCCGAAGTGCACCGACGACAGCCTGTTCGCGACACCCGAGCAGGGTCTGCACGGCGCGATCGAGTTCGGCAACCGGATGCTGACGTACGTCCTGTCGGCCGCCGTCGGCTGGGCGATCGTCGCCGCCCGGTCGGTCAAGCCCCGCCGGCGCGGTCTCACCCGGCTCGCGTGGAGCATGTTCTGGCTCGTGGTGGTGAACGCCGTCATGGGCGGCATCACGGTCCACATGGAGCTGAACCCCTGGACGGTGGCCGTCCACTTCCTGCTCGCCAACGCCCTGCTCACCGTCACGGTCCTCGTCTGGAAGCGCACCCACGAGGGCGACACGACGCCCCGGCCCCGGGTCCCGCGTCCCGTACGGAAGCTGTCCTGGGCGCTGATCGTCACCACGGTGCTCCTGGTCACCCTGGGGACGACCGTGACCGGTTCCGGCAAGCACGCGGGCGACAGCAGCGAGGTGCCGCGCATGCCGTGGGACTGGATCGACGCGGCGCACGTGCACGCGGCGGCGGCTTGGGCGGTCTGCGCGCTGGCGATCGCGATGTGGCTGGTGCTGCGTGTGGTGGACGCCCCGGACGACATCCGCGCGCGGGCGCGTGACCTGCTGATCGTGCTGCTCGCGCAGGGCGGTATCGGTTACGTCCAGTTCTTCACCGACGTGCCCGAGTTCCTGGTCGGCGTCCATATGCTCGGCTCCGCGCTGACCTGGGTCGCGGTGCTGCGCCTGGCCCTGAGTCTGCGTGAGCGGCCCGTGGCGGACCCGGAGATCCCGGCTCAGGCGGACCCGGCCGACCCGGCGCTGTCCACCGCCTGA